Proteins found in one Pelobacter seleniigenes DSM 18267 genomic segment:
- the gspM gene encoding type II secretion system protein GspM, which translates to MAGTERKQSPSAWFNSRSLRERAVLVGAVVVLILVLALVLVLDPLSKRQQNLRRDIAGLENSLAQLQVQENTLLARKDLDPDKEKKQRLQILEAEVEKLQGQLERRIDTLVSPSQMTLLLKDLLDRQADLRLLSLKNLPPEAVDLGTPAQEKDEAPQLYRHGLDMELSGKYLAMLNYLRQLQQLPRGLVWDTVEIETSEYPKTTVHLKVYTLSLVEGWIGG; encoded by the coding sequence ATGGCAGGCACAGAGAGAAAACAAAGCCCTTCGGCCTGGTTCAACAGTCGCAGCTTGCGTGAGCGGGCGGTGCTGGTCGGTGCGGTTGTGGTCCTTATCCTGGTGCTGGCCCTGGTGTTGGTCCTTGATCCGTTGAGCAAACGCCAACAAAACTTGCGGCGGGATATCGCCGGTCTGGAAAACAGTCTGGCGCAGCTGCAGGTTCAGGAAAACACCCTCCTGGCCCGCAAGGACCTTGATCCGGATAAAGAAAAAAAACAGCGGCTACAAATCCTTGAAGCGGAAGTTGAAAAATTGCAGGGGCAGCTTGAGCGCCGCATCGACACCCTGGTGTCTCCCAGTCAGATGACTCTGCTGCTGAAAGATCTGCTCGACCGACAGGCTGATTTGCGTTTGCTCAGTCTGAAAAACCTGCCACCCGAGGCGGTGGATCTGGGAACCCCTGCGCAGGAAAAGGATGAGGCTCCCCAGCTTTATCGCCATGGCCTGGACATGGAACTATCCGGAAAATATCTGGCCATGCTCAATTATTTGCGCCAGCTGCAGCAATTACCCCGGGGCCTGGTCTGGGACACCGTAGAAATAGAAACCAGTGAGTATCCGAAGACAACTGTACATTTGAAAGTTTATACCTTGAGCCTGGTGGAGGGCTGGATCGGTGGCTAA